One segment of Parvularcula sp. IMCC14364 DNA contains the following:
- a CDS encoding DNA -binding domain-containing protein produces the protein MKTFTLNSDGALVRYDYLSRLSPDRWAWEFLRRNREFRRDAEARSPDDVSEIPTSCPQTIRIIRPRVTQTLAERWGLLFMPDPELNGFDANAVWSHYVFPDQVEVNCTPRKPGLNCNIWDRTVAHCHITHITDRAAREYLLVRGKGCVVQIRCTGMSLLSIEPVRMKLQISDMEAYERKLKVQKEAMKLYGEGPDTSEALWTKTTQILRNGLIALDCQDLGMKQREIAAVIYGEEAVAADWGDDCSALRNQLRYVIRKAEGLRDGGYLVELLGARLGPDTQAV, from the coding sequence ATGAAGACATTCACCTTGAATTCCGACGGTGCACTTGTGCGCTATGACTATCTCTCTCGGCTGTCGCCAGACCGATGGGCCTGGGAGTTTCTGAGACGCAACCGGGAATTCAGACGCGACGCCGAAGCACGATCACCCGATGATGTGTCTGAGATACCTACGTCATGTCCTCAGACCATTCGAATTATTCGCCCCCGCGTCACGCAGACCCTTGCTGAACGTTGGGGTCTGTTATTCATGCCCGATCCGGAATTAAACGGGTTTGACGCGAACGCAGTCTGGAGCCACTACGTCTTTCCTGATCAGGTCGAGGTCAACTGTACACCGAGAAAACCTGGCCTCAATTGCAATATCTGGGATCGCACAGTTGCACATTGTCATATCACCCACATTACCGACCGTGCCGCTCGCGAATATCTTCTGGTACGCGGCAAGGGCTGCGTTGTGCAGATAAGATGCACCGGCATGTCGCTTCTCAGCATCGAACCTGTGCGCATGAAACTCCAGATCTCCGACATGGAGGCTTATGAGCGGAAGCTCAAAGTGCAGAAAGAAGCCATGAAGCTTTATGGAGAGGGTCCGGACACGTCTGAAGCACTCTGGACGAAGACAACGCAAATTCTACGTAATGGTCTGATCGCCCTGGACTGCCAGGACCTTGGCATGAAACAGCGTGAAATCGCTGCCGTCATCTATGGTGAAGAGGCTGTCGCCGCAGACTGGGGCGATGATTGCAGCGCGCTCAGAAACCAGCTGCGATACGTTATCCGAAAAGCCGAAGGGCTCCGCGATGGCGGTTACCTTGTCGAGCTTCTCGGTGCGCGGCTCGGACCGGATACGCAAGCAGTCTAA
- the trbB gene encoding P-type conjugative transfer ATPase TrbB — protein sequence MGQSPHHSETDARRSTMLRTAFCPVVREALEAPDTIEIMANPDGSVWIETAGIGLVVSEHTLPASDRERVIRLVASGVNEPANRNSPIISAELPGSGERFEGLLPPVSTAPCFSIRKPATTPFEIGDYVDQGALAPALAEALKDSINTHANILIAGGTSSGKTTFINALLAEPGLGDDRMVILEDTRELKCAALNVVQLRTHRGSTSLQDLVRSTLRLRPDRIVVGEVRGPEALDLLKAWNTGHPGGITTLHANSAYGALQRLEQLTLEATPRAPFDLIAEAIDVVVFMSRAGGQRRVEEALRVIGFNGEGYDTAPLVSRSLSLVTEGTSL from the coding sequence ATGGGCCAGAGCCCGCACCACTCGGAAACAGACGCCCGCCGTAGCACAATGCTGCGCACGGCGTTCTGCCCGGTGGTACGGGAAGCTCTTGAAGCGCCGGACACGATTGAGATCATGGCTAATCCGGATGGTTCAGTCTGGATCGAGACGGCGGGCATTGGTTTAGTTGTTTCCGAGCACACGCTCCCAGCCTCCGACCGCGAGCGGGTCATCCGCCTTGTGGCCTCCGGCGTGAACGAGCCTGCAAACCGCAATTCCCCCATCATCTCTGCCGAACTCCCCGGCAGTGGCGAGCGGTTTGAAGGGCTTCTCCCACCCGTCTCGACGGCCCCATGCTTCTCGATCCGTAAACCCGCGACCACGCCCTTTGAAATTGGCGATTATGTCGATCAGGGCGCACTGGCGCCTGCACTCGCCGAAGCGCTGAAGGACTCTATAAATACCCATGCCAACATTCTGATCGCGGGCGGGACCTCTTCGGGCAAGACGACGTTCATCAACGCACTGCTGGCAGAGCCCGGTCTTGGCGATGATCGCATGGTGATTCTCGAAGACACGCGCGAGCTCAAATGCGCAGCGCTGAATGTGGTGCAACTCAGAACCCATCGCGGCAGCACGAGCCTGCAGGACCTCGTCCGCTCTACCCTGCGGCTACGGCCTGACCGGATAGTGGTTGGTGAAGTCAGAGGGCCTGAAGCGCTCGATCTGCTCAAGGCCTGGAACACGGGCCATCCCGGCGGGATCACGACGCTCCATGCAAATTCTGCATACGGCGCGCTTCAGCGGCTTGAACAGCTCACGCTCGAAGCAACGCCGCGCGCGCCCTTCGATCTCATCGCAGAGGCGATTGATGTCGTCGTGTTCATGAGCCGCGCCGGTGGTCAGCGCCGCGTCGAAGAGGCGCTACGCGTCATCGGCTTCAATGGCGAAGGCTATGACACTGCGCCGCTGGTCTCCCGATCCCTTTCACTCGTCACAGAAGGAACCTCTTTATGA
- a CDS encoding DEAD/DEAH box helicase codes for MAKPKKPKQLPFGHKLVLNQWIISLFGFDPLYRVKAGENTLKPIKPFADMLATKADGLDADNLHRFYKHLDLELQEDAAITKADLLRYEQNIVSNTLAINEKRQRPIVWKYYQWLSLLFAEIYLDRYFTDIHALRRDLNAYVKTFNEYWEGEGYETGITPFILDELNKVCLQNATGSGKTLLMHVNFLQFRHYAGKSALKDDLTRTILITPNEGLSRQHAGELKASGIITERLITDSGDLLSTGRNGLRQVDFTEVTKLAEQDGPNIIAVRNLGDQNLLLVDEAHRGMGSTEERGWFANRAKLAERGFVFEYSATFKEATTAAKKDDITEAYAKSVLFDYSYRYFYEDGYGKDYRIFNLPRTFDELQFSYLTACLLAYYQQLRLYEDKNVEFDGYNIEKPLWVFVGASVTGGKRTNIEEGTISDVGKIIAFLARFLKDNAAAADEIDNILSSNGEKTGLLDRSGNDIFVGGFAYLSTLKSSQGFTAQDFLKDIHQRVFQSSAGGQLAIARIKGDDNEVMLRVGQSETPFGLINVGDASGLSNHIAEREFENVNVLDSEFSDTLFGQINESSSPLNLLIGSKRFVEGWDCWRVSTLGLMHVGKSEGSQIIQLFGRGVRLKGHDWSLQRSGFSTPSHQPDFIQYAETLNVFGVEADFMERFRAFLKEEELPSNDKKEVFPIRLNVTYDFGQNLMVLRPRRKKSNGKEYDFKRDAAVPMFGEVPDKLREKIIAIDWYPRIQSLESRRGAAIGLKNEQTFLTLHAAFLDEHDLFFRLERFKRERTWHNFNIQKDQLKPLLADGSWYKIIVPSGRMTFDDPSNIALWQEMAAELLQKYAEEYYNYRKAAFIEPRLELRPIADDDPNIPTADFYQLRVDSSESKLIADIKALSKELEVKKKGVLTAGDLKGCLLSNHLYKPVLHVRKGGKVQVTPVSLNESEIQFVEDLVSYLDQSQAALNQDGIEAFLLRNESRGRGMGFFEAGNFYPDFLLWLVKGNTQSLAFIEPHGLQHEGPGHKKIAFHQTIKDIELRLGNPNVSLNSFIITPSRHSKLNWGLSIDELNDLNVYFMEDQAELYVSSIFDALLSSGVLAAA; via the coding sequence ATGGCTAAACCGAAAAAGCCGAAACAGCTCCCCTTCGGCCACAAGCTCGTTCTCAATCAGTGGATCATAAGCCTGTTCGGCTTTGATCCCCTCTATCGCGTCAAGGCAGGCGAGAATACGCTCAAACCCATTAAGCCCTTTGCCGACATGCTCGCAACGAAAGCGGATGGGCTCGATGCGGACAATCTCCATCGTTTCTACAAGCATCTCGACCTGGAGCTTCAGGAAGATGCGGCGATTACTAAGGCCGACCTCCTGCGTTATGAGCAGAACATTGTCAGCAACACGCTGGCGATCAATGAGAAGCGCCAACGTCCGATTGTCTGGAAATACTATCAGTGGCTCTCGCTTCTGTTCGCGGAGATCTATCTCGACCGCTATTTCACCGACATCCACGCGCTGCGTCGAGACCTTAATGCCTATGTGAAGACGTTCAACGAATATTGGGAGGGCGAAGGCTATGAGACCGGCATAACGCCCTTCATCCTCGATGAGCTGAACAAGGTGTGCCTGCAGAACGCCACGGGCTCGGGCAAGACACTGCTGATGCACGTAAATTTCCTGCAGTTCCGGCACTATGCTGGCAAGTCGGCGCTGAAGGATGACCTGACAAGGACAATTCTGATCACGCCGAATGAAGGCCTTTCGCGGCAACATGCAGGCGAGCTGAAAGCTAGCGGTATAATCACTGAGCGACTTATCACAGACAGCGGTGATCTTCTTTCAACGGGTCGCAATGGGTTACGCCAAGTCGACTTTACCGAAGTGACGAAACTTGCCGAACAAGATGGTCCCAACATCATTGCTGTGCGAAACTTAGGTGACCAGAACCTGTTGCTTGTAGACGAAGCACATCGCGGTATGGGGAGTACAGAGGAACGTGGCTGGTTCGCCAATCGCGCCAAGCTCGCCGAGCGCGGCTTTGTGTTCGAGTATTCAGCGACATTCAAAGAAGCGACGACGGCTGCAAAGAAGGACGATATCACCGAGGCATATGCCAAGTCGGTCCTGTTTGATTATTCGTATCGGTATTTTTATGAGGATGGCTACGGCAAGGACTACCGAATCTTCAACCTGCCGCGCACTTTTGACGAGTTACAGTTCTCGTATCTGACCGCGTGCCTGCTGGCCTATTACCAACAGCTGCGGCTGTACGAAGACAAGAACGTTGAGTTCGACGGCTACAATATAGAGAAGCCGCTCTGGGTCTTTGTCGGCGCCAGCGTCACCGGCGGAAAGCGGACTAATATCGAAGAAGGCACGATTTCGGACGTCGGCAAGATAATCGCCTTCCTTGCTCGCTTCCTGAAAGATAACGCCGCTGCGGCAGACGAGATCGACAACATTCTCTCCAGCAATGGCGAGAAGACCGGCCTGCTCGACAGAAGCGGCAATGACATTTTCGTCGGCGGGTTTGCATATCTCAGCACGCTGAAATCTTCGCAAGGCTTCACCGCTCAGGATTTCTTGAAAGACATCCACCAGCGCGTTTTTCAGTCATCGGCAGGCGGACAACTGGCAATCGCTCGAATCAAAGGCGACGACAATGAAGTCATGCTTAGGGTCGGGCAATCAGAAACCCCTTTCGGCCTCATCAATGTTGGCGATGCTTCAGGTCTTTCAAACCATATCGCGGAACGAGAATTTGAGAACGTGAATGTGCTCGACAGCGAGTTCTCAGACACGCTGTTCGGACAAATCAATGAGTCTTCATCACCACTCAATCTACTGATCGGATCAAAGAGATTTGTAGAAGGCTGGGATTGCTGGCGGGTAAGCACCCTCGGCCTGATGCATGTTGGTAAGTCTGAAGGGTCGCAAATCATTCAGCTCTTTGGCCGTGGTGTACGCTTAAAGGGACACGATTGGTCACTGCAGCGGAGCGGGTTTTCTACGCCCTCACACCAGCCAGATTTCATTCAATATGCTGAAACGCTCAATGTGTTTGGCGTCGAAGCAGATTTCATGGAACGCTTTCGGGCATTTCTGAAAGAGGAAGAGCTGCCTTCAAACGACAAAAAGGAAGTCTTCCCGATCCGTCTCAATGTTACCTATGATTTCGGCCAGAACCTGATGGTCCTCCGACCTCGGCGAAAGAAGTCAAACGGTAAAGAATACGACTTCAAACGCGATGCTGCTGTGCCAATGTTCGGCGAGGTTCCAGATAAGTTGCGGGAAAAGATAATCGCAATTGATTGGTATCCCAGAATTCAATCATTGGAGTCACGCCGTGGCGCTGCGATCGGATTGAAGAACGAGCAAACATTCTTAACTTTGCATGCTGCATTCCTTGACGAGCACGATCTTTTCTTCCGCCTAGAGCGTTTCAAACGCGAGAGAACCTGGCACAACTTCAACATACAAAAAGATCAACTGAAGCCACTTCTCGCCGATGGCTCTTGGTACAAGATCATCGTTCCTTCGGGACGGATGACTTTTGACGATCCATCGAACATCGCGCTGTGGCAGGAAATGGCGGCAGAGCTCCTACAGAAGTATGCTGAGGAATATTACAATTATCGCAAAGCGGCGTTTATCGAACCGCGGCTGGAATTGCGCCCGATTGCCGATGATGACCCAAATATACCGACTGCTGATTTCTACCAGCTCCGCGTCGACTCGAGTGAGTCAAAACTGATTGCAGACATAAAGGCGCTGTCAAAGGAGCTGGAAGTTAAGAAGAAAGGTGTGCTGACTGCAGGCGATCTAAAAGGGTGCCTTCTTTCGAACCATCTTTACAAACCTGTTTTGCATGTGCGCAAAGGCGGAAAAGTCCAGGTCACACCCGTCTCATTGAATGAGAGCGAAATTCAGTTTGTTGAAGATCTGGTGTCCTATCTCGATCAGTCGCAGGCCGCCCTCAATCAAGATGGCATAGAGGCGTTTTTACTGCGCAATGAAAGCCGCGGTCGCGGCATGGGCTTCTTTGAAGCCGGTAATTTCTATCCAGATTTCCTGCTATGGCTTGTTAAAGGCAACACTCAAAGTTTGGCGTTCATTGAGCCCCACGGCCTTCAGCATGAAGGACCAGGACATAAGAAAATCGCCTTTCATCAGACTATTAAGGACATCGAGCTGCGGTTAGGAAATCCCAATGTTTCACTCAATAGTTTCATTATAACGCCTTCGCGGCATTCGAAACTAAATTGGGGGCTCTCCATCGATGAGCTGAATGATCTCAATGTCTATTTCATGGAGGATCAAGCTGAGCTTTACGTGTCATCTATTTTTGACGCGCTATTGTCGAGCGGTGTTTTAGCTGCCGCTTGA
- a CDS encoding exonuclease domain-containing protein — protein MFVFYDTETTGTNTVFDQVLQFAAILTNDQLEEVERFEMRCRRLPWIVPAPMALKVTGVTPDMLDDESLPSFYEMMCAIRVKLESWGPAIYAGYNSMRFDEPLMQRAFWQTLHPPYLTVTNNNARMDILPLVQAASHLYKGVFSYPKTPRGRTGFKLDQLAPMNGFAHENAHDALADVEATIFIARILAEKCSELWASNVAAARKSDMASRLVPGAPLLFVEYFISGPSVWWGQRVDQQGASTSAASCLRLDAHWNEIFSLDDEALKKRLTASPKPVREIALNKAPVVLDQATARALGYEPDADMLAQGELLASSEEACAKLLQTAAALKEPWPEAEHLEQRIFEGFPSREDSSRMDAFHRAYWPGKAALIRSFEDERLQQLAQRIVYAAAPETLSEADRKRMDEAISKRLHDDHADPDLWRTIPQAYEELSEVRSSEGGDAIAADIEGWMSAIGAAYQLT, from the coding sequence CTGTTTGTATTTTACGACACCGAGACGACCGGGACCAATACGGTGTTCGATCAGGTGCTGCAGTTTGCAGCCATTCTGACCAATGATCAGCTTGAAGAAGTTGAGCGCTTCGAAATGCGGTGTCGGCGACTGCCCTGGATTGTCCCGGCCCCGATGGCTCTCAAGGTCACGGGCGTTACCCCGGACATGCTGGATGATGAGAGCCTTCCAAGCTTCTACGAGATGATGTGCGCGATCAGGGTAAAGCTGGAAAGCTGGGGACCAGCCATCTATGCAGGCTACAATTCCATGCGCTTCGATGAGCCCCTTATGCAGCGTGCCTTCTGGCAGACCCTGCATCCGCCATATCTCACCGTAACAAACAACAATGCACGCATGGATATCCTGCCGCTCGTCCAGGCCGCATCACATCTCTACAAAGGTGTGTTCAGCTATCCGAAAACGCCGCGAGGTCGGACCGGGTTCAAGCTGGATCAGCTCGCGCCGATGAATGGCTTTGCCCACGAAAACGCCCACGACGCGCTCGCCGACGTGGAAGCCACCATTTTCATTGCCCGCATTCTGGCAGAGAAGTGTTCCGAGCTTTGGGCATCCAATGTCGCTGCAGCCCGAAAATCTGACATGGCCTCAAGGCTCGTTCCAGGAGCGCCTTTGCTATTTGTCGAGTACTTCATCAGTGGACCAAGTGTCTGGTGGGGGCAGCGCGTGGATCAGCAAGGTGCCTCGACAAGTGCCGCGAGCTGCCTGCGCCTTGATGCACACTGGAATGAAATATTCTCCCTCGATGACGAGGCGTTGAAGAAGAGGCTGACCGCATCACCAAAGCCGGTTCGGGAGATTGCCCTCAATAAGGCCCCGGTCGTTCTGGATCAGGCCACCGCCAGGGCGCTTGGATATGAGCCCGACGCTGACATGCTCGCTCAGGGCGAATTGCTGGCTTCAAGTGAGGAAGCGTGCGCGAAGCTTCTGCAGACCGCCGCAGCCCTAAAGGAGCCATGGCCGGAAGCAGAACATCTTGAGCAGCGGATCTTTGAAGGCTTCCCGTCTCGAGAGGATTCCTCACGCATGGACGCTTTTCATCGCGCATATTGGCCGGGAAAAGCCGCCTTGATCCGGTCCTTTGAAGACGAGCGTCTGCAGCAGCTGGCCCAGCGTATCGTCTATGCCGCCGCACCCGAAACCCTGAGTGAAGCAGACCGGAAACGCATGGATGAAGCTATCTCAAAGCGGCTTCACGATGACCATGCCGATCCAGACCTCTGGCGCACCATTCCGCAGGCGTATGAAGAATTGTCGGAGGTGCGCAGTTCTGAGGGTGGAGATGCGATTGCGGCGGATATTGAGGGGTGGATGAGCGCTATTGGTGCGGCATACCAACTTACTTAG